In the genome of Gloeotrichia echinulata CP02, one region contains:
- a CDS encoding transposase, with protein MLVLEYKAVVKKAQSTAIDEAIRTSQFVRNKVLRYWMDNCGVKPSALKCGKKELYQYNTQLRAEFKFVNDLNSHACQASVENVERAINRFFDNCKKNKPGKKGYPRFKKHSRSVEYKVSGWKLHPTKRRITFTDKKGIGELKLLGKWDIHQYPIELIKRVRIVLRADGCYVQFCVKIDNQQDAPPTTSEIGIDVGLEYFYSDSNGNHVREASRREENPRFLRKAEKDIKRVQRNIYKKKKGSSGRRKARGVYARKHLKVARQRNEHAKRLARNLTLANAKVVVEDLNISGMVKNHKLAKSISDASWYNFCQWLDYFGEKFGREIIAVPPHFTSQECSNCGAKVQKSLSTRTHSCPHCGYVAQRDVNAAKVILSRVNARGGQPQSNASRDVPSTSIGCKTCKSKERQ; from the coding sequence TGTGCGAAATAAAGTGCTTAGATACTGGATGGATAATTGCGGCGTTAAGCCTTCGGCATTAAAATGCGGTAAAAAAGAACTGTATCAGTACAACACTCAACTAAGAGCCGAATTTAAATTTGTTAATGATTTAAATAGTCATGCTTGTCAGGCATCAGTAGAAAATGTAGAACGAGCTATCAACAGGTTTTTCGATAACTGCAAGAAAAACAAGCCTGGAAAGAAAGGTTATCCCAGGTTCAAAAAGCATAGCCGTTCAGTTGAATACAAGGTGTCTGGGTGGAAACTACATCCAACAAAACGTCGTATAACGTTCACTGATAAAAAAGGTATTGGCGAACTCAAGCTGTTAGGTAAATGGGATATTCATCAATACCCTATTGAACTAATTAAGCGAGTGCGAATTGTGCTTAGAGCCGATGGTTGTTATGTGCAGTTTTGCGTCAAAATTGATAATCAACAAGATGCACCACCAACTACATCTGAAATCGGTATCGATGTGGGGCTAGAATACTTCTACTCTGATAGCAACGGCAACCATGTTCGCGAAGCGTCTCGCAGAGAAGAAAACCCGCGCTTTCTCCGCAAGGCTGAAAAAGATATCAAACGGGTTCAACGTAACATTTACAAGAAAAAGAAAGGGTCATCTGGCAGAAGAAAAGCACGTGGTGTTTATGCTCGGAAACATTTAAAAGTAGCTCGACAAAGGAATGAACACGCCAAGAGACTGGCGCGTAACTTAACCCTGGCTAACGCTAAGGTAGTCGTGGAAGATTTAAATATTTCCGGCATGGTGAAAAACCACAAACTTGCTAAGAGTATTTCTGATGCATCTTGGTACAACTTCTGTCAGTGGCTCGACTACTTTGGAGAGAAGTTTGGGAGAGAAATTATTGCAGTTCCTCCCCACTTCACTTCGCAAGAATGCAGTAATTGTGGTGCAAAAGTACAAAAATCTCTAAGCACTCGAACTCATTCTTGTCCACATTGCGGATACGTTGCACAACGTGATGTGAATGCAGCCAAAGTAATTTTAAGTCGTGTAAACGCTAGGGGTGGGCAACCCCAAAGTAACGCCAGTCGAGATGTTCCCTCTACTTCTATTGGTTGCAAGACCTGTAAAAGCAAGGAACGTCAGTGA
- the psbA gene encoding photosystem II q(b) protein — protein MTATLQPWQSANIWEQFCNWITSTNKRLYIGWFGVLMIPTLLVATTCFIIAFIAAPPVDIDGMREPVAGSLLYGNNIISGAVVPSSNAIGLHFYPIWEAASLDEWLYNGGPYQLVIFHFLIGVLCYLGREWELSYRLGMRPWICLAFSAPVAAAIAVFLIYPIGQGSFCDGMPLGISGTFNFMIIFQAEHNILMHPFHMLGVAGVFGGSFFSAIHGSLVTSSLVRESTVNESQNNGYKFGHEEEIYNIVAAHSYFGRLIFRYTPFNNSRSLHFWLAAWPVIGIWFTTLGVTTMAFNLNGFNFNQSVIDSTGRVISTWADVINRANLGIEVMHEPNTQNFPLDLSTGVVIPVAFRDPAING, from the coding sequence ATGACAGCCACCTTACAGCCGTGGCAAAGCGCTAACATATGGGAGCAGTTCTGTAACTGGATTACCAGCACCAACAAGCGTCTATACATTGGTTGGTTCGGTGTCCTGATGATTCCCACCCTCCTAGTTGCAACCACCTGTTTCATCATCGCCTTCATCGCTGCTCCTCCTGTAGACATTGATGGTATGCGCGAACCAGTAGCAGGTTCCTTACTCTACGGAAATAACATCATCTCTGGTGCAGTTGTTCCTTCCTCTAACGCTATAGGCTTACACTTCTACCCCATTTGGGAAGCTGCTTCCTTAGATGAGTGGCTGTATAACGGTGGACCATACCAATTGGTAATTTTCCACTTCTTAATTGGCGTATTATGCTACCTCGGTCGTGAGTGGGAATTGTCCTACCGCTTAGGTATGCGTCCTTGGATTTGCCTAGCATTTTCTGCTCCTGTAGCAGCAGCTATCGCAGTCTTTTTAATTTACCCCATTGGTCAAGGTTCCTTCTGTGATGGTATGCCTTTGGGTATCTCTGGAACCTTTAACTTCATGATCATATTCCAAGCAGAACACAACATCTTGATGCATCCCTTCCATATGTTAGGTGTGGCTGGTGTATTCGGTGGTTCTTTCTTTTCTGCAATACACGGAAGCTTGGTAACTTCCTCTTTGGTACGTGAAAGCACTGTAAACGAATCGCAAAACAACGGTTACAAGTTCGGTCACGAAGAAGAAATATACAATATCGTAGCTGCTCACAGTTACTTCGGTCGCCTCATCTTCCGATATACTCCCTTCAACAATAGCCGTTCTCTGCATTTCTGGTTAGCAGCTTGGCCTGTCATCGGTATTTGGTTTACCACATTGGGCGTCACCACAATGGCGTTCAACTTGAATGGTTTTAACTTCAACCAGTCTGTGATTGATTCTACTGGTCGCGTTATCAGTACTTGGGCTGATGTGATCAACCGCGCTAACCTGGGTATAGAAGTAATGCATGAGCCTAACACTCAGAACTTTCCCTTAGACCTTTCTACAGGTGTTGTTATTCCTGTTGCTTTTAGAGATCCGGCTATCAACGGTTAA
- a CDS encoding RNA polymerase sigma factor SigF codes for MSITVTNELKHEIWQLLREYQQSRSETVRNQLVKVNFGLVRKEAHYWMNQCHESYEDLLQVGCLGLIRAIERFEISKGHAFSSFAIPYIRGEIQHYLRDKGVTVRIPRRYLALQQQAIGVARSLREKYNRQPTDSELAAALEISPNEWQEIKLAWINRAPLSLDVPVQDGEEGSTSLGELVPDPHYRSFQLAQEDQLRLQLALVQLEQRTRDVLECVFLHDLTQKQVAEHLGISVVTVSRRVKKGLDLLKHLMGVVEN; via the coding sequence ATGTCTATTACAGTCACCAATGAACTGAAGCATGAAATTTGGCAGTTGCTGCGAGAATATCAGCAATCGCGCTCCGAAACTGTTCGGAATCAACTAGTAAAAGTTAATTTTGGATTGGTGAGAAAAGAAGCTCACTACTGGATGAATCAATGCCATGAAAGCTACGAAGATTTGCTCCAGGTAGGCTGTTTGGGTTTAATTCGGGCTATTGAAAGATTTGAAATTTCTAAGGGACATGCTTTCAGTTCTTTTGCTATTCCCTATATTCGTGGTGAAATTCAACACTACCTGCGAGATAAAGGTGTAACGGTACGAATTCCCCGCCGCTATTTAGCACTGCAACAACAGGCGATTGGAGTTGCGCGTTCTTTGCGCGAAAAATACAATCGTCAACCTACAGATTCTGAATTAGCAGCAGCATTGGAAATTTCTCCGAATGAATGGCAAGAAATCAAATTAGCATGGATCAATCGTGCGCCTTTGAGTCTAGATGTCCCTGTACAAGATGGGGAAGAAGGTTCTACAAGTTTGGGCGAATTGGTTCCCGATCCTCACTACCGCAGCTTTCAATTGGCGCAAGAAGACCAACTACGTCTACAGCTAGCATTGGTTCAGTTAGAACAACGTACTCGTGATGTCTTAGAATGTGTATTTTTGCATGATTTGACACAAAAACAAGTTGCGGAACACTTGGGTATTAGTGTAGTCACAGTTTCCCGTAGAGTCAAGAAAGGGTTGGACTTGTTGAAACATCTGATGGGTGTGGTTGAGAATTAA